The DNA sequence CAAGGCGTTTCCCAGTATATTTGTCCATTTACCGAAAGCACCTCCTGCGCGTCAGTTTTCGATAACAGCAACAGTAATATTATCACTGCCGCCGCTTTCTTTTGCTGCGCTGACCAACTTTTCAGCAAGCTGCTGTCCCGTATACTGCTGAGAAAAAGTATAGAGGTCCTCTTTTTCTAGGTAATTGGACAACCCATCTGTACACAGAATAAGCAGACTTCTCCCCTCAAAGGGGACCTCGTTGTAGTCGACCAGTACAGAGGGCTCTATCCCCAGCGCACGCGTAATAATATTCTTTTGCGGGTGTACTTTTGCCTGTTGCTCTGTCAAATCACCGCTGTCTACAAGCTCCTGAACCATAGAATGGTCCGTAGTAATCTGCTTAGCTTCATCCGGTGTTACCAAATAGGCACGGCTGTCACCAGCGTGCGCAATACGTGCAACGCCATCACATACAATCGCCGAAACAACGGTAGTACCCATTCCCTTCAGCTCTTCATCTTCACGGGAACGGTCATAAACAGCTGTGTTGGCTTTATAAATAGCCGAAACCATCAACTCTCGTATTGCATCGTCATTATGGGACTGATTTTCCCGAAAAAAAGCATGGTATTGGCGCATCATGGCCTCTACTGCAACACTGCTTGCAATATTGCCGCCATTGACGCCTCCCATTCCGTCACAGACCACAGCCCACGCAATTCCGCTGGTAGTCAGGCCGCTTTTGCAGGCATCCTGATTTGACTGACGGACCAAACCAATATCTGTTTTATGACATACTTTAAACATGGGACACCTCTTCTTGTCTTCTGCGTCGAAGCTGTCCGCAGGAGGCGTTGATATCTGAACCCAAGGTTCGCCGCACGGTGGCGGTGATGCCGTGATGTTCCAAAATAGAGATAAAATGCTGCTGTTTTTCCAGAGGGCTTTTGCGGTAACCCGTTCCTGCTACACTGTTCACAGGAATAAGATTGACATGGCAAAGTGTTCCTTCCAGCCTTTCCGCCAGCTCTTTTGCACAGGCTTCACTGTCGTTGATACCTGAAATCATTGCATACTCATAAGAAACCCGCCTGCCTGTTACCTTTTCATAGTAGCGACATGCCTTTAAAAGTTCTTCTATTGAATATTTGCGGCTAATTGGCATGGTTTGGCTGCGAATCTGGTCATTTGGTGCATGCAGGGAAACCGACAGTGTCAATTGGTAGCGATGCTCCGCGAGGTCATAAATGCGGTCAACTAAGCCGCAAGTGGAAAGTGAAATATGGCGCATACCTATGTTCATGCCATCTATATTTGTTATTAATTCCAAAAAGCGCAGAACATTCTCATAATTGTCCAAAGGTTCTCCCATTCCCATTAAGACAATATTAGAAATGCGGACACCGCCGTCACGCTGAGCAGCCTGCACCTCGGCGACCATTTCTCCCGCTGTCATATTGCGGGAAAAACCACTTTTGCCAGTTGCACAGAAGGTGCAGTTCATCCGGCATCCAACCTGTGTGGAAATACAAATAGTGCGCCCATGATGATAGTCCATGAGAACCGCTTCCACCAATTCACCATCATTCAGCTGAAAAAGGTACTTGCGGGTGCCGTCGATTTTAGAAACCAGCCGCTGTGCAATTTCGGCATTCGCTATGTAATACCGCTGTGCCAGTGCTTCCCGCAGTGCTTTGCTGACATTGGTCATTTCCGAAAATTTTTGAATCCCATTTTTCTGCAGCCAGGAA is a window from the Caproicibacterium lactatifermentans genome containing:
- the rlmN gene encoding 23S rRNA (adenine(2503)-C(2))-methyltransferase RlmN, producing MEPEDIRSKNQQELSRVLSDLGQPSYRAKQVFSWLQKNGIQKFSEMTNVSKALREALAQRYYIANAEIAQRLVSKIDGTRKYLFQLNDGELVEAVLMDYHHGRTICISTQVGCRMNCTFCATGKSGFSRNMTAGEMVAEVQAAQRDGGVRISNIVLMGMGEPLDNYENVLRFLELITNIDGMNIGMRHISLSTCGLVDRIYDLAEHRYQLTLSVSLHAPNDQIRSQTMPISRKYSIEELLKACRYYEKVTGRRVSYEYAMISGINDSEACAKELAERLEGTLCHVNLIPVNSVAGTGYRKSPLEKQQHFISILEHHGITATVRRTLGSDINASCGQLRRRRQEEVSHV
- a CDS encoding Stp1/IreP family PP2C-type Ser/Thr phosphatase, with the protein product MFKVCHKTDIGLVRQSNQDACKSGLTTSGIAWAVVCDGMGGVNGGNIASSVAVEAMMRQYHAFFRENQSHNDDAIRELMVSAIYKANTAVYDRSREDEELKGMGTTVVSAIVCDGVARIAHAGDSRAYLVTPDEAKQITTDHSMVQELVDSGDLTEQQAKVHPQKNIITRALGIEPSVLVDYNEVPFEGRSLLILCTDGLSNYLEKEDLYTFSQQYTGQQLAEKLVSAAKESGGSDNITVAVIEN